The following coding sequences are from one Streptomyces dengpaensis window:
- a CDS encoding MMPL family transporter: MKKLIQLSIERPKAVVASWLLLIALAIPFTLQLEGALKAGGFSDPRGASVHAQQTLERAFKEAPNSLLVVLHDKSGNVADEVGKARDAAQRSGVSEIADVSTHPEWMSKDGRTTFLQVGFTSDNTTVQNLVPDVQEDVAGKVGKNVEVDVTGAPALDYALNMHSKEDVTRAEMIAFPVLFVVLLLVFRSVAAMAVPLVLAGVTLAITQAIGYGLTQVTDVNSLFTNIVSMVGLAVAVDYSLFIIKRFREELADGREVAQALDRTMRTVGHSVLFSGLAVVVALSALFIPRAMSFTSIALGGVTVSVVAVAMATTLLPAVLKLLGHRINWGTLRRRKGAAATATARPERTGRFTGRPGLVLAGLAVAFAALAAPAAQLTLRVPVASADILPADDNARQGLERIKEDIGIREMFPVQVVLTAKVDDSAALVKSATTMADYAKTESGVEGVQGISTVGLPAGTLPAALADSSTLDAKTQAAVQQLWARTGDTLVTRVLVIPSADPDSSAAHHLVDELRSQLDKQSDSKVTAQLAGATATGSDFDSLVLRSVALVVGSVALLSFLILAFAFRSALLPLLALVFNAAVVAASLGFLALLSGNKDHSINSVTPLMLFAVMFGLSMDYMVIMIARMREMYLGGVSHRESVLGGLARTAGQVNGAAAIMVAVFASFTSAQISIVRELGISLAVAVILDAVVVRRLVMPAALLLIGDRIWGRSRRTGEVAPAASAVESESEVEPVSAAGTKSADPALR, encoded by the coding sequence ATGAAGAAACTGATCCAACTGTCCATCGAGCGGCCCAAGGCCGTCGTCGCAAGCTGGCTGTTGCTGATCGCCCTGGCGATTCCCTTCACGCTCCAGCTCGAAGGAGCCCTCAAGGCGGGTGGTTTCTCCGATCCCCGCGGCGCTTCCGTACACGCCCAGCAGACTCTGGAGCGCGCCTTCAAGGAAGCGCCGAACTCGCTGCTCGTGGTCCTGCACGACAAGTCGGGAAACGTGGCCGACGAGGTCGGCAAGGCCCGCGACGCGGCGCAGCGCTCCGGGGTGTCCGAGATCGCGGACGTCAGCACCCACCCCGAGTGGATGTCCAAGGACGGCCGGACCACGTTCCTCCAGGTCGGCTTCACCAGTGACAACACCACGGTGCAGAACCTCGTGCCGGACGTGCAGGAGGATGTCGCCGGCAAGGTCGGCAAGAACGTGGAAGTCGACGTCACGGGCGCCCCGGCGCTGGACTACGCCCTGAACATGCACTCCAAGGAAGACGTCACCCGGGCCGAGATGATCGCCTTCCCGGTGCTCTTCGTCGTACTGCTCCTGGTCTTCCGGTCGGTGGCCGCGATGGCGGTCCCGCTGGTGCTGGCCGGTGTCACCCTCGCCATCACCCAGGCCATCGGCTACGGGCTGACGCAGGTGACCGACGTCAACAGCCTCTTCACCAACATCGTGTCCATGGTCGGCCTGGCCGTCGCCGTCGACTACTCGCTCTTCATCATCAAGCGGTTCCGTGAGGAGCTCGCCGACGGACGGGAGGTGGCGCAGGCTCTGGACCGCACGATGCGCACCGTCGGCCACTCGGTCCTCTTCAGCGGCCTGGCGGTCGTCGTCGCGCTGTCGGCGCTCTTCATCCCCCGCGCCATGTCCTTCACCAGCATCGCTCTCGGCGGTGTGACCGTCTCGGTGGTCGCCGTCGCGATGGCCACGACGCTGCTGCCGGCCGTACTGAAGCTGCTCGGACACCGCATCAACTGGGGCACCCTGCGCCGCCGCAAGGGCGCGGCCGCCACTGCCACCGCTCGGCCCGAGCGGACCGGCCGCTTCACCGGCCGCCCCGGCCTCGTACTCGCCGGTCTCGCCGTCGCCTTCGCCGCGCTGGCCGCCCCGGCCGCACAGCTCACCCTGCGCGTCCCGGTCGCCAGCGCCGACATCCTGCCGGCCGACGACAATGCCCGTCAGGGCCTCGAGCGCATCAAGGAGGACATCGGGATCCGGGAGATGTTCCCGGTTCAGGTCGTCCTGACCGCGAAGGTCGACGACTCCGCGGCGCTGGTCAAGAGCGCCACCACGATGGCCGATTACGCGAAGACCGAGTCCGGCGTCGAAGGGGTCCAGGGAATCAGCACGGTGGGTCTGCCCGCCGGCACGCTGCCCGCCGCGCTGGCCGACAGCAGCACGCTGGACGCCAAGACGCAGGCAGCCGTGCAGCAGTTGTGGGCCCGTACCGGTGACACCCTGGTCACCCGGGTCCTGGTGATCCCCAGCGCGGACCCGGACAGCTCGGCCGCCCACCACCTGGTGGACGAGCTGCGCTCGCAGCTGGACAAGCAGAGCGATTCCAAGGTCACCGCGCAGCTCGCCGGCGCGACGGCCACCGGGTCCGACTTCGACTCCCTCGTCCTTCGTTCGGTGGCGCTGGTCGTCGGATCGGTCGCCCTGCTCAGCTTCCTGATCCTGGCCTTCGCCTTCCGCTCCGCGCTGCTGCCGCTGCTGGCCCTGGTGTTCAACGCCGCGGTGGTGGCCGCCAGCCTGGGCTTCCTGGCCCTGCTGAGCGGCAACAAGGACCACTCCATCAACAGCGTCACCCCGCTCATGCTGTTCGCCGTGATGTTCGGCCTGAGCATGGACTACATGGTGATCATGATCGCCCGGATGCGGGAGATGTACCTCGGCGGCGTCTCGCACCGTGAGTCCGTCCTGGGCGGTCTGGCCCGCACGGCCGGACAGGTGAACGGTGCCGCCGCCATCATGGTCGCCGTCTTCGCCTCCTTCACCAGCGCCCAGATCAGCATCGTGCGGGAACTGGGCATCAGTCTGGCCGTCGCGGTCATCCTCGACGCGGTGGTGGTCCGACGCCTGGTCATGCCCGCGGCACTGCTGCTGATCGGCGACCGGATCTGGGGCCGCAGCCGCCGTACCGGAGAGGTCGCCCCGGCGGCGTCGGCCGTCGAGTCCGAGTCCGAGGTCGAGCCGGTCTCCGCCGCCGGCACCAAGTCCGCGGACCCCGCGCTGCGGTGA
- a CDS encoding ScbR family autoregulator-binding transcription factor: MTRQERAQRTRRKILEAAASVFAERGYSSAAMAEILKSAEMTKGALYFHFPSKEALAKAVVEEQFQATIIGRPSPGAAGDGPAPAPTEAVQALIDMSHRLGRRLQEDPVTRGAIRLAIEHGSFAEPDPGPYRTWIASVRELLSEARDLGNLRPGLDIDVLAEVLVGSFTGIQLVAHVLSDRSELRHTLTEYWRTTLPGLVPEKHLAELDPGGSKGI; the protein is encoded by the coding sequence ATGACCAGGCAGGAACGAGCCCAGCGAACCAGGCGCAAAATCCTGGAGGCGGCAGCGTCGGTCTTCGCCGAACGGGGGTACTCCAGCGCCGCCATGGCGGAGATCCTCAAGTCCGCGGAGATGACCAAAGGCGCTCTCTACTTCCACTTCCCCAGCAAGGAAGCCCTGGCGAAAGCCGTGGTGGAGGAGCAGTTCCAGGCCACCATCATCGGGAGACCGAGCCCCGGCGCCGCCGGCGACGGCCCCGCGCCCGCTCCGACCGAAGCCGTGCAGGCGCTCATCGACATGAGCCACCGGCTGGGGCGGCGGCTGCAGGAGGATCCCGTGACCCGCGGGGCGATCCGGCTGGCCATAGAGCACGGCTCCTTCGCCGAACCCGACCCCGGGCCCTACCGGACCTGGATCGCCAGCGTGCGCGAGCTGTTGAGCGAAGCCCGCGACCTCGGGAACCTCAGGCCCGGGCTCGACATCGATGTCCTCGCCGAGGTGCTGGTCGGCTCCTTCACCGGCATCCAGCTCGTCGCCCACGTACTGTCCGACCGCTCGGAACTGCGCCACACGCTCACCGAGTACTGGCGGACCACCCTGCCCGGCCTGGTACCGGAGAAGCACCTGGCCGAACTCGACCCGGGCGGGTCCAAGGGGATCTGA
- a CDS encoding AfsA-related hotdog domain-containing protein: MTVTPLARPHPGPAVPTVSTRHVTHRPATPEEFLLGTVVPGDCRFTLSDELPRAELPFEDGGRWTHDLHYVTEAMHSVARLAATRYLRVPARRPLKVARATVNLDTTVASRRVGQSGHATTDLRLRRTVSQAGVTGLDCDATVFMQGVRYATGTLSVELPGQPDGGAPAAVHDRPRPPVRTGLRPRPAQVGRFDQSNVVLSDPRFGPDSQLTADFLPDPDNPVFDPALNERACPMLLVEATRQAAVLAACELRGFTPAYCLTVRWSGQFPPGIGRGAPLSCRTVPGPVFRDSLGRPAVDFEITLLSGPTPTGTIGTTLVLDC, encoded by the coding sequence GTGACCGTCACCCCTCTTGCCCGTCCGCACCCCGGACCCGCAGTCCCGACCGTCAGCACGAGGCACGTCACGCACCGCCCCGCGACCCCGGAGGAGTTCCTCCTGGGCACGGTGGTGCCGGGAGACTGCCGGTTCACCCTGTCCGACGAACTGCCCAGGGCCGAGCTTCCCTTCGAGGACGGCGGGCGCTGGACTCACGACCTCCATTACGTCACCGAGGCGATGCACAGCGTCGCCCGGCTGGCCGCCACGCGCTATCTGAGGGTCCCCGCCCGCCGCCCGCTGAAGGTCGCCCGCGCCACGGTGAACCTCGACACCACCGTGGCCTCGCGACGCGTCGGGCAGTCGGGCCATGCCACCACAGACCTGCGCCTGCGCCGCACCGTCTCCCAGGCCGGCGTCACCGGCCTGGACTGCGACGCCACCGTCTTCATGCAGGGCGTCCGGTACGCGACCGGCACCCTCTCCGTGGAACTCCCGGGACAGCCGGACGGCGGGGCCCCCGCCGCCGTACACGACAGGCCGCGGCCACCGGTGCGTACCGGACTCCGGCCCCGTCCCGCGCAGGTGGGCCGCTTCGACCAGAGCAATGTCGTCTTGTCCGACCCGCGGTTCGGGCCGGACTCCCAGCTGACCGCCGACTTCCTTCCCGACCCGGACAACCCGGTCTTCGACCCGGCCCTGAACGAACGCGCCTGTCCCATGCTGCTGGTGGAGGCCACCCGGCAGGCCGCCGTGCTGGCCGCCTGCGAGTTACGCGGATTCACCCCCGCCTACTGCCTCACCGTCCGGTGGAGCGGACAGTTCCCGCCGGGCATCGGCCGCGGAGCACCACTGAGCTGCCGTACGGTGCCGGGCCCGGTCTTCCGCGACAGCCTGGGGCGCCCTGCGGTCGACTTCGAGATCACCCTGCTCAGCGGCCCCACCCCGACAGGCACGATAGGCACCACCCTTGTGCTGGACTGCTGA
- a CDS encoding AfsR/SARP family transcriptional regulator: MRFHILGPLAAHPSTPSPAKHRALLGSLLVDSGRVVPTDALIEELWGTNQPRTARSTLQVYVSQLRKTLSDGGPSVLLTRTSGYLLATAPGDLDLDRFHEQRTAGDQAYASQDYERAARHLRQALALWNGPALADVPQGTRLRTAADRLDLLRLDTLEQRISADLWTGRYRQVIPELTELTRAHPLRESLHAHLMVALYQSHQTSEALNLYDRIRHRLADELGVDPGPGLRELHLRMLDSTDVRHFEQCLSARPVTASRAAPAPGSWPSRTEQAPVVHLPRPLPGPSLRREQLGEAEMLLSRIRRSCEGGVLAITGAPGVGKTAFATELAHRTGDLFPDGRVLITLRGDDHSPLSPRDTLLRVLRRVCPAEATRFSQRSANDLDDVTVILTNLLKGRRTLLVLDDVHSEAQIQPLMATDSTLVVTSRRTALSLDAVRYTALGPLAPEDSAVLLAHAAGAPVEEDPQAGADIARLCEHLPLALRGAAAWLDAHPSWPARMLATRLEDPRTRLDTLAVGEHDVRSRLLTVYQDLRPAERQAFRLMSLTPAVDFAPWSAAALLDVPAQQGADIIETLSQVRLLTPVPVPGRPARFRLDRLTHPLAAELLARDDSGGSHGSDVADHSGDDSREARSAVARLSTAYLHRAQEAERQLTPGRRPQADPNPPELREPVAGEPTGSPATALRWFYEEHASLLDVFHAAHAAGLWDQVGSLAESLVGYYETGAAWEPWAAVGELALDAARRAADPRAEAVALCAQGSLAWQRHQLDVAAARFGLAHRRARQASHRHSEARALIGLADTEYSWGHLEAARRMYTKAILLSRTDSFPHSLCDALRGQALVELHYGDAQAALDGFTACRDTAHRTGDQRWASYASRMADRIHEGVLPGDDASWEIRPGVWSLPDV; the protein is encoded by the coding sequence ATGCGCTTTCACATCCTGGGTCCCCTGGCAGCCCATCCCAGCACCCCGTCCCCGGCCAAGCACCGCGCCCTGCTCGGATCCCTGCTCGTCGACTCCGGCCGCGTGGTGCCCACCGACGCCCTCATCGAGGAGCTCTGGGGCACCAACCAGCCCCGTACGGCGCGCAGCACCCTGCAGGTCTACGTCTCACAGCTGCGCAAGACGCTCTCCGACGGCGGCCCCTCCGTCCTGCTGACCCGGACTTCCGGATATCTGCTGGCGACCGCGCCCGGCGATCTCGACCTGGACCGCTTCCACGAACAGCGCACGGCCGGCGACCAGGCGTACGCGTCACAGGACTACGAGCGGGCCGCTCGCCATCTGCGCCAGGCCCTGGCCCTGTGGAACGGCCCCGCACTCGCCGACGTACCCCAGGGCACACGCCTGCGGACCGCGGCCGACCGACTCGACCTGTTACGGCTGGACACCCTGGAGCAGCGGATCTCCGCCGACCTCTGGACCGGCCGCTACCGGCAGGTGATCCCCGAACTGACCGAGCTCACCCGGGCGCATCCCCTGCGCGAGTCCCTGCACGCCCACCTGATGGTGGCCCTCTACCAGTCCCATCAGACCTCCGAGGCACTCAACCTCTACGACCGGATCCGCCACCGCCTGGCCGACGAACTGGGCGTCGACCCCGGGCCCGGACTGCGCGAACTGCATCTGCGCATGCTCGACTCCACCGATGTCAGGCACTTCGAACAGTGCCTGTCCGCCCGGCCGGTGACCGCCTCCCGCGCAGCCCCCGCGCCGGGGTCCTGGCCGTCGCGCACGGAACAAGCCCCGGTGGTGCACCTGCCGCGTCCCCTCCCCGGCCCGAGCCTGCGCCGCGAGCAACTGGGCGAAGCCGAGATGCTGCTGAGCCGCATCCGCCGCTCCTGCGAGGGAGGCGTGCTCGCGATCACCGGCGCGCCCGGAGTGGGCAAGACCGCCTTCGCCACCGAACTCGCCCACCGCACGGGTGATCTGTTCCCCGACGGCCGCGTACTGATCACCCTGCGCGGCGACGACCACAGTCCCCTGTCTCCGCGCGACACCCTGCTCCGCGTCCTGCGCAGGGTCTGCCCGGCCGAGGCGACGCGCTTCTCGCAGCGTTCCGCGAACGACCTCGACGACGTGACGGTGATCCTCACCAACCTGCTCAAGGGACGCCGGACCCTGCTGGTTCTGGACGACGTGCACAGCGAGGCGCAGATACAGCCCCTGATGGCGACCGACAGCACCCTGGTCGTCACCAGCCGGAGGACCGCCCTCTCACTGGACGCCGTCCGGTACACGGCCCTCGGCCCACTCGCCCCCGAGGACTCCGCCGTGCTGCTCGCCCACGCCGCCGGCGCTCCCGTCGAGGAGGATCCGCAGGCCGGCGCCGACATCGCCCGGCTGTGCGAGCACCTTCCGCTGGCCCTGCGCGGCGCGGCGGCCTGGCTGGACGCGCACCCTTCCTGGCCTGCCCGTATGCTCGCCACCCGGCTGGAGGATCCCCGGACCCGCCTCGACACCCTCGCAGTCGGCGAACACGACGTACGCTCACGGCTTTTGACGGTCTATCAGGACCTCCGACCGGCGGAGCGACAGGCTTTTCGCCTGATGTCCCTGACCCCGGCTGTCGACTTCGCGCCCTGGTCCGCCGCCGCGCTGCTCGATGTCCCGGCTCAGCAGGGAGCGGACATCATCGAAACCCTCTCCCAGGTACGTCTGCTGACCCCCGTCCCTGTGCCCGGCAGGCCGGCCCGGTTCCGCCTGGACCGGCTGACGCACCCGCTGGCCGCCGAACTGCTGGCCCGCGATGACTCCGGCGGCTCCCACGGCTCCGACGTAGCCGATCATTCCGGCGACGACTCGCGGGAAGCCCGCAGCGCCGTCGCCCGCCTGAGCACCGCCTACCTCCACCGGGCCCAGGAAGCGGAAAGGCAGCTCACACCGGGGCGCCGCCCGCAGGCCGACCCCAACCCGCCGGAACTCCGCGAGCCGGTGGCGGGGGAACCCACGGGCTCCCCCGCCACCGCCCTGCGCTGGTTCTACGAGGAACACGCGAGTCTGCTCGACGTCTTCCACGCCGCCCACGCCGCCGGGCTCTGGGATCAGGTGGGCTCGCTGGCCGAAAGCCTCGTCGGCTACTACGAGACCGGTGCCGCCTGGGAACCCTGGGCCGCCGTCGGCGAACTGGCGCTGGACGCCGCCCGCCGGGCCGCAGACCCACGCGCCGAAGCCGTCGCGCTGTGCGCCCAGGGCAGCCTCGCCTGGCAGCGCCACCAACTCGACGTCGCCGCCGCCCGCTTCGGGCTGGCGCACCGCCGGGCGCGCCAGGCGTCCCACCGCCACTCCGAGGCACGCGCCCTGATCGGCCTCGCCGACACGGAGTACAGCTGGGGCCATCTGGAGGCGGCGCGCCGGATGTACACCAAAGCCATCCTGCTGTCCCGCACGGACTCCTTCCCGCACAGTCTGTGCGACGCCCTGCGGGGCCAGGCACTGGTCGAGCTCCACTACGGCGACGCCCAGGCGGCGCTCGACGGCTTCACCGCGTGCCGGGACACCGCCCACCGCACCGGCGACCAACGCTGGGCCAGCTACGCGTCCCGCATGGCGGACCGGATCCACGAGGGCGTCCTCCCGGGCGACGACGCCTCCTGGGAAATCCGCCCCGGCGTGTGGTCGCTGCCCGACGTGTGA
- a CDS encoding 4'-phosphopantetheinyl transferase family protein, giving the protein MTPPPPTAPLPLPRHVLGTEHPWQLVRDDFARLRTVFVYSRTDEWSAVADDERRLPLLLGHETARWRRLPATSARRRFVASRALVKHTAGALLGMPPHAVSLSSTSAGAPHLPASPWLRVSLSHTDDLVLAGFSTAGPVGVDVERSDRPLVAAGLPDAFCTADELAFLHDLPPHRRNAWAVRLWTLKEAYTKALGLGMRLPFPAFGFHFPSGRPSLRPPLGRPELQSPTWQFSTHGLYHPHYTASFALAS; this is encoded by the coding sequence GTGACGCCTCCCCCGCCGACCGCGCCCCTGCCCCTGCCCCGGCACGTCCTCGGAACCGAGCATCCGTGGCAGCTCGTACGAGACGATTTCGCGCGCCTGCGCACGGTGTTCGTGTACTCACGGACCGACGAGTGGTCGGCGGTCGCCGACGACGAGCGCCGCCTGCCGCTCCTGCTGGGCCACGAGACCGCACGCTGGCGGCGGCTGCCCGCCACCTCCGCGCGGCGGCGGTTCGTGGCCTCCCGCGCCCTGGTGAAACACACCGCCGGCGCGCTGCTGGGCATGCCGCCCCACGCCGTCAGTCTCAGCAGCACCTCCGCCGGGGCCCCTCACCTCCCGGCAAGCCCCTGGCTCCGGGTCAGCCTCAGCCATACTGACGATCTCGTGCTGGCCGGATTCAGCACCGCCGGTCCCGTAGGAGTGGACGTCGAGCGGTCCGACCGCCCCCTCGTCGCAGCAGGACTTCCGGACGCGTTCTGCACCGCGGACGAACTCGCCTTCCTCCACGATCTCCCGCCGCACCGTCGCAACGCCTGGGCCGTACGCCTGTGGACGCTCAAAGAGGCCTATACCAAAGCCCTCGGCCTGGGCATGCGTCTGCCCTTCCCCGCCTTCGGCTTCCATTTCCCCTCCGGCCGGCCCAGCCTGCGACCCCCGCTCGGCCGGCCCGAACTCCAGTCACCCACTTGGCAGTTCAGCACCCATGGCCTCTACCACCCCCACTACACGGCAAGCTTCGCCCTCGCCTCCTGA
- the ltnD gene encoding L-threonate dehydrogenase has protein sequence MNDQDRSALPRVGVVGLGAMGLGMARSLREAGYDVGVHDLRAEAAADFARDGGTAFASPGDLAAAVDVLVGVVVNAAQVESVLFGIGGAAGRLRPGAVFVMCSTVDPGWSAELEGRLAELGVLYLDAPISGGAVRAAAGELTMMTSGSAAAYALADPVLDAMSSTVYRLGESAGLGSKVKIVNQLLAGVHIAAAAEAMALGIRAGVPAEALYEVITHSAGNSWMFENRMAHVLAGDYTPLSAVDIFVKDLGLVLDSARPQKFPLPLAATAHQMFLQASASGLGAEDDSAVIKIFPGIDLPEPVEG, from the coding sequence ATGAACGACCAGGACAGGTCCGCCCTGCCGCGCGTGGGTGTGGTGGGGCTCGGAGCCATGGGCCTCGGCATGGCCCGCAGCCTGCGGGAGGCGGGCTACGACGTCGGGGTCCACGACCTGCGGGCAGAGGCGGCCGCGGACTTCGCCCGTGACGGTGGCACGGCGTTCGCCTCCCCCGGCGATCTGGCGGCCGCGGTGGACGTCCTGGTCGGTGTGGTGGTCAACGCGGCACAGGTCGAGTCGGTGCTGTTCGGCATCGGCGGTGCCGCCGGCCGGCTCCGCCCGGGCGCCGTCTTCGTGATGTGCTCCACGGTCGATCCCGGTTGGTCCGCCGAACTCGAAGGCCGCCTGGCCGAGTTGGGTGTGCTCTACCTGGACGCTCCCATCTCCGGCGGCGCCGTGCGTGCGGCGGCCGGCGAGCTGACCATGATGACGTCGGGCTCCGCCGCGGCGTACGCGCTCGCCGACCCGGTGCTCGACGCCATGAGCAGCACGGTCTACCGCCTGGGCGAGAGCGCCGGGCTCGGCTCGAAGGTCAAGATCGTCAACCAGCTGCTCGCGGGCGTGCACATCGCCGCGGCGGCCGAGGCGATGGCCCTGGGCATCAGGGCAGGCGTTCCGGCCGAGGCGCTCTACGAGGTCATCACGCACAGCGCCGGCAACTCGTGGATGTTCGAGAACCGCATGGCGCACGTACTCGCCGGTGACTACACGCCGCTTTCCGCGGTCGACATCTTCGTCAAGGACCTCGGCCTCGTACTCGACTCCGCCCGGCCGCAGAAGTTCCCGCTCCCCCTCGCCGCCACCGCCCACCAGATGTTCCTGCAGGCGTCGGCGTCCGGTCTGGGTGCCGAGGACGACAGCGCGGTCATCAAGATCTTTCCGGGGATCGACCTGCCCGAGCCGGTGGAGGGCTGA
- the otnK gene encoding 3-oxo-tetronate kinase: protein MGIRLGCIADDFTGATDLANNLVRAGMRVVQLIDVPSEGAGQPVDADAVVIALKSRTVPAADAVEASLRALAWLRSVGAEQIYFKYCSTFDSTPAGNIGPVTEALMDALDADFTVATPAFPDNGRTVFKGHLFVGDVLLGESSMRHHPLTPMTDSNLVSVLGAQTTRPVGLIDHTVVAGGADAIRARIDELRAEGVEMAIADAVSNDDLVRLGEAVRGLPLVTAGSGLAIGLPSNWGFKPSPAAAQLPPPGGHQAIVSGSVSAATNGQVREFLRSGRPGFSVDPMRIAAGEDVAGEALAFAEAHLTDGPVLVYSTETPDAVRTVQGRLGAAEAGELVEQTLARVAQGLVERGVRRLVVAGGETSGAVVQALGITGLRIGPQIDPGVPWCAATLPDGDTLHITLKSGNFGGPDFFSASFALLDGDAS, encoded by the coding sequence ATGGGAATCCGACTCGGTTGCATCGCCGACGACTTCACCGGGGCCACCGACCTCGCCAACAACCTGGTGCGCGCGGGCATGCGCGTGGTCCAGCTGATCGACGTACCGTCGGAGGGCGCCGGACAGCCCGTGGACGCGGACGCCGTCGTCATCGCGCTCAAGTCGCGGACCGTCCCGGCCGCCGACGCCGTCGAGGCGTCGCTGCGGGCACTGGCCTGGCTGAGGTCCGTGGGTGCCGAGCAGATCTACTTCAAGTACTGCTCGACCTTCGACTCGACGCCCGCCGGCAACATCGGGCCGGTCACCGAGGCCCTGATGGACGCGCTGGACGCCGACTTCACCGTCGCGACGCCCGCGTTCCCCGACAACGGACGCACGGTCTTCAAGGGCCATCTCTTCGTCGGTGACGTGCTGCTCGGCGAGAGCAGCATGCGCCACCACCCGCTCACGCCGATGACCGACTCCAACCTGGTCTCCGTCCTCGGCGCGCAGACCACGCGACCGGTCGGTCTCATCGACCACACGGTCGTCGCGGGCGGCGCCGACGCGATCCGGGCCCGTATCGACGAGTTGCGCGCGGAAGGCGTCGAGATGGCCATCGCCGACGCCGTCTCCAACGACGACCTTGTGCGCCTGGGCGAGGCGGTCCGCGGGCTGCCGTTGGTGACCGCGGGCTCGGGCCTGGCGATCGGCCTGCCCTCGAACTGGGGGTTCAAGCCGTCCCCCGCCGCGGCTCAACTGCCCCCGCCCGGCGGCCATCAGGCCATCGTGTCCGGATCGGTTTCCGCCGCTACGAACGGCCAGGTGCGGGAGTTCCTGCGCAGCGGCCGTCCCGGGTTCAGCGTGGACCCGATGCGTATCGCGGCCGGTGAGGACGTGGCGGGCGAGGCGTTGGCGTTCGCCGAGGCGCACCTGACCGACGGGCCGGTCCTCGTCTACTCCACCGAAACGCCCGACGCGGTACGGACCGTCCAGGGCCGACTCGGCGCCGCCGAGGCCGGTGAGCTCGTGGAGCAGACCCTCGCTCGCGTCGCGCAGGGGCTCGTGGAGCGCGGTGTCCGCCGGCTCGTCGTCGCGGGCGGCGAGACCTCGGGGGCGGTCGTCCAGGCTCTCGGCATCACCGGGCTGCGGATCGGACCGCAGATCGACCCCGGTGTGCCGTGGTGCGCGGCCACCCTTCCCGACGGGGACACGCTCCACATCACGCTCAAGTCCGGCAACTTCGGTGGCCCCGACTTCTTTTCCGCCTCCTTCGCCCTGCTGGACGGGGATGCCTCGTGA